ATActccaactttttatattattggaTTGAGTCCTTATAGTTATtatctttacttttattttcatttcttgcCTAAGGAAGGAAAATATGCGACAATATAATACTTATGTCACgtagttaaaagtaaaaattaaatgacatatactttaaagaaaaatgtaacAATTTTGTACTATAGcctaaaagtatttaaattttcaaagacTTGAAAGTAATTAagcttaaattaaaatataaataatttatacataatgttcaaaattaattaacatttattaattaaatgagttaaacattaaaagaaaatctatatttaatcaaatttaacttttctaGATAGAAACCGTagagaaatttttgtttttgttagttgtaaaatattaactaattgGCTTTTAACCAGAGTTGCAGTTTAGAGGGAAAATTaaagtatttgtttttttgAGAGAAAATTATAGAGTGGAAAATGATTGCGAAATAAATtactagaaataaaatatttgtgtatttcataataaaaggaaaataaagaatatgccaattttttggttttatatgatttctttttcatttgatatgaatgaaaaagaaatacaGAAACCTAATACTTCCTAACACTATTCTTCttccatttatttaaaatatatacaggAATAGCGTTCAAATTGATATATGTTTTGACCGGATTCGGAGAAACCCTGTTAAAACACTTAAGACTTTGTCGAAGACCGAACGGACGTTGCTTAGCATCAGAAGACGGGTGGGTGTTTACCGGCGGTTTAGGGCTGGATATGTTGGGAAAGGCCGAACGAGCTCTCTCACCAGATGAAGCAGATCGAACGGCTCAGGCGCTTGGGACACTAGGAGCTGACGAGAACCGGACGGACGTTGCCGAATCCCACGAACTGAAGAACGAACGGACGATTACCTCTTGGCCGAGGGTTAAACGCGCTGGAAAGGGTTGAACGGGCTCTCTCGTTTTCAAGACGCTTGGTGACGGACGGACGGTGCTCCACGCTCTAGGTTGAAGGCCGGGCGGGATTCTCCCTATGCACTCCAGGTGGTCGTCCTCCTACTCCATGCCGGGCGGTCGGGTACCTGccaaaggcactctgacgctcaagtcagtaatatgacagagcgatCTGTGATGCATGAATATATTGCATCGTAAGGAATCTGTCCTGAAATCATACATGGGACCTTTATTcatactgattgtaatgggcttttacctttcgtgGGCCTGAAAACGGtccaatcataccttaatcttcattaagggctTTAATGATTCATTAGTATTTAACCGTGACCTAGTGAGGGTCAGTCGGGACGGGCGGTCAGAAGAGTGGTCGGCCAGGGACGTCAACCTGGATGGGCGGCCACTCGGTTCTACTGATTGATCACACTAGACGCTCGGTCTGGATGGCCGACCTGAGtagacgttcggtcttgatggtCGAATTGGGTGGACGTTCGGTCCATGTGTGTGGCGGACAGCGTCAGCTTTGGACGCTCGGTCTGGATGACCGACCTGGGGCACGCTTATGAATCGAGAAGACCGGACGgtacaatatatattattttattaaagtaacttaatatttttttaaaatttattacataatatattttattccttCAATTGAGAGTTAGACAGTCCATTCTTTAACCAACAAAACAGgtgaaattttttatacataacaAAACaggtgaatttttttataaattggtGCCATAACAACAaagtaaaatgaattaatttaaaaaaattattataattaaaggCTTAATCAAGATTAGTTATATTTGCCATAATAGgccaacaataataaaaaaaaccgttacaaaaattacaagtagagaaatgataataaattattcattaatcacacatttattatcttttttcttgAAGATGAATTAACTTTAGTCTGGAAAGATCTTTAAAAACTACTCTTCAATTAGTATTGACAAATGAGAATTGAACTTTAAGATAGAAAGTAAACAAAAACtcattgaaaataagaaaatcgACTCCCATACTAAAAGAGTTATAATTTTACaatagtaaatatttataattatttatcaaaatgtaaatctattagaaaaaatatatcttaatttaaaaagttgtttccatcataaaaaattaattagtaaattAATGTGCAAATAATTTGAGATTagacatttatttaatatatttactactttttaaaaaaatattttttttcttgatttccatgccataatttcttttatttatttttctttgtaatcGAACACGATTCATTTTCATGACTTTATGCTTGACCTTTTGTGAtatcattatcattataatactttaaataacAGATGCTACTTTCGAATATAGAATATGCTTAAGTTAAACGCCAAGATAATAAATGCTAAATGTTGTGTCCTTTTCATGAaccatcttttctttttcttttctatggaTTACTTTCATTTAACTGATGATAACATTCATGTAATTGTGTGATTACATTTATGTTGAGTTATTTGGTGAGACAGCTTATAAATTACTCACTTTCTAACCcccttttctcttgttttaatAAAGCTTATTCGGTCAGACTGAGCTAATTCATTTCAGTTAAATGgacactttaataaaaaaattcaaaccgGTTCAATTCCCTTTTTTGTGGgtcaaaataaatttagttgAATTAGTTAAACCGTTTCCCATGTTTATGCAAAACAAAGTTCATCTTTTAATCTCCTACCACCCTGTTGggaacaaaactaaaaaaatactataatcTTGTTGGTAGGTATTTACAAAGAACCACGATTCATGAGTATTGTTGGTGTTCTTGTAGACTTAAAATTTGTGGATTTGGTATTTTGATTGAATGTTGTTGGTTGGAAAAtctaagaaagaaagaaattttattGATGGTGTTGTTTCATCTATTTCATTTTGcactctaaatttttttaaaattcaattcaaaaaaactctaaattaaatttttttatatttcatcaaattttaaagaattttttcttcaaattttaaaatcttatatgTTTCTACTGAAATGGAACGAGGATAACCATTTGTCTGAAAGTTCAGTATGTCGAACGTCCTCCTTGTTTCTCGCTCCAGATAATCGATCAGTGTAGGGGTGACTTGCAAAACACACTCTGATGATCAAGTCAGAATTTTTCTCTGTAAGCCTTTAGTAACTTAATAGTGGGTAAAATGTGAGTTTACCTCgaaattaaacctttatttatagagttcatAAAAATCTGATCAATTAATTTATCTCTTAATGATCATTTAATATCTGTCTTAACCAACCATCAATAATCGTTACCGTATTAATTGCACTTTAACTGCGCATAATTGTTGTTTGGACCAAACGGTTGAGAGACTTCTTCTTACATGTTGATCGCTCGGTTCTTTCAAGTCAGTAGATAATCATACCTGATCAATTAAGTCAAATATAAGCTCATAGTAACATTATGAAAAAATTTGTCTTTTCGAAATCTGACTGAgagattttttatttccttattcGATAAAGACAAAAATCTTTATATAGGGTTTTGAAATATGACGAAGAAAATGTAacttcaaaaactattttcaaaatttgaaagtgaATTAGAGATGCAAAGtgaaacaatatttattaatagtATATAGAAGCACTAATAATGAGGCAATATAATATTGACACCCTAGATGGTGGTTGAATGACCAATATGCATTGTAAAAGTTATTGCTTACACCGATAGCCACGACCATGTCTTTTAAAACTAAGTATACTCCTACCACGGAATTAGATGCTAATCAATATATCTTCCCTCACCAAACTATCCATTACTTCCATGGTTAAGATTAAAAGTTGATTAATTCTCTATGTACCCAAAAGGAACAAACATTATTAATATCTCAGAAACGTGAAGATAACTATTCTAGAGCCTTCTCTTTTCGTCACTTTACTGCTAACCAAAATAACCTACATCATCcaaaatccaaaatattaaacaaaatttagtcTTTTCACTTTTAAATCTAACTTTTTCGCATTTTCTACTTTTGAGTAACTTTTCACTTTTACAGAAGAAGATGTAAGTGGAGAGAAGTTGATATTCAAGAGAAAGGAAAGGTGACTTCTTCTCCCTAACAAGTTGAAATTAAACAATTGTGAGTGAGATGGGCAAAgaagaatattatattttttaagggaaaaataataatattttattcaaggGAAACATGCATTTCCAAAACGAGCAGAAATAATACCTAACCCAATCTTTTATTTGCCCCCActcattttcaatattttaaatttacgaTTTAATCTTTgattaaaagaagaaagagttgTGGGAAGTAGTAAAATAAAGTGTTAAAAAATCAGGTTTCacaatcataaaatttaaatggagattattaaaaaaaatctatttgctgactaaatttcatttattttttgtctAAGACCGTAAAATTCTCAGAAAATTAGTAATCTATATATAGCAACTAACCAAGAGTAATGTTTGATATACGCGGAATCATATTTATacctaaaatgaaataaaagacgCAGCTTGCAATCGGCATGGCCATGtgccatttttttgttttagaaagcGAGCCTTTTGAAGCTGTTAGGTTACGATATTTCGGCCATCCTCGCTTTTCATATGCTTAATTGGTAGGTACAGTGCACTCATTTTGAAGACTCGTTGTTCTTCGCAATTCCACAATTTAATGCACAACAAGAACCTAATCTCTAGGGGCAGCAAAGTTCCAACAGATTTCTGACTAAATCCAAACTCTTGCACCAGTTAACACTGATCtgaagatttaaaaaaatcatgtaaTGATCATCATAATACAGTAATGTCGAAAGCTCAACTCAAGGAACAATGAAAACAGAACAATCGATGACTACAATGGAGTTTGAAAAGATGTAGTAGAAGATGAGACATATATATCCCTGACGCAAGAAATCTGAAATCAAAACCCAGAATTTTTCAGATGAAATTATGCAATCTCAACTGGGTACTTATGAATGCAATCTTCCCAGGGATTCTTGGGTGAGGGATTTACGTGTCTGAGAGCTTCCCACACCGCACTGTTACACTTGAATCCACTCCCAAACGCAATCTGCCACACTCTGTTCCCCTTTCTCATCCGCCCCTTCGCCTCCGTGTAAGCCAGCTCGTACCAAATCGAACTCGACGAGGTGTTCCCGAATCTGTGCAGCGTCATCCTCGAAGCCTCCACGTGCAGAGGCAGAAGCTGCAGATTCTTCTCCAACTCATCGATAACGGCCCTCCCACCAGCGTGAATGCAGAAATGGTCAAACGCGAGCTTGAAATCAGGGATGTAAGGTTTCATCTTCGCATTGAAAAGCTTTTTCACAACGAGtgtgagaaagaaaagaagttgcTCACTTATAGGCAACACGAGGGGACCCAAAGTGGTTATGTTAGTCTTAAGAGCCCCACCGGCAATTGCCATGAGATCCTTCGACAAAGACACGCCGGTTTTTCCGGCATCGTCTTGCTCCTGGTACACGCACCGAAAGGCCTTGTCATCCGCCCCTTTGTGAGTCCTCACCACGTGCAAAAGCTTGTATTTGGCTCGCCTTTTATCGGAGCTTTTGTTGGAGAGGAGAATGGCGGCCCCACCAACGCGGAAGAGGCAATTGGGTATCAACATGGCCTTGTTGTTCCCGAAATACCAATTCTGAGTGATGTTCTCGGTGCTGACGACGACGGCATAAGTATTGCGGTGAACCTGAAGCATGTCTTTGGCAAGATCGATGGCGATGACGCCGGCGCTGCAGCCCATGCCGCCAAGGTTGAAGCTTTTGACATTGCCACGGAGCTTGTACTTGTTGACGATCATGGCGGAAAGGGAGGGCGTGGGGTTGAAGAGGCTGCAATTGACGACGAGGATTCCGATGTCCTTGGGCTTGACGCGGGTGTTGGCGAAGAGGTTGTCGAGGGCGCCGAACATAACCTGCTCGGCCTCTTCCCTGGCGGCGGCCATGGAGGGGCGGGGGGGGATGGAGTGCATGGCCTCGGGGAGGTAGGTTTCCTCACCGAGGCCAGAGCGGAGGAGAATCTTGCGCTGGAAATCGAGGGAGGAGGGGAGGAAGTCGCCGGTGAGGGTGGAGTGGTGGATGAACTTTTGGAAGTGGACGGTGAGGTGATTTGGGGGACGATAGCAGGAGAAGTCGAGGAGGTAGATGGAGGTGGGGCGGGTCATGATGTAGAGGGTGGATCCCAAGGCGAGGATGGCGGAAATAGCGATGACGCTGAGGAGGTTGTACTGGAGGTGGGCCCAGAGTTCCTGAATGTCCTGCGCCTTCATCTGAGAGGCTTGTATGAGGATTACGGACATCAGAGGGAGCAGGCACAGGGTCACCAGGTGTGACATCAGGTAGTGGTACCCCAGTTTCACATACTTCAGCTTCACGCTCTGCGAAAAATCCGGTAACCTCTTTTTCGACTCCTTCGAGGTTGAGCTCGAGGTTGTCTCCTTCGTGTCCGTCTTCGTGTTGGAACTCATAATGGATCTGACCTGATCTGAAATCTGGTTCCTAtgagagagagacagagagagagagattgaaTGGGTGAATGAAGTAAAAGGAGAATGATATATATGTAGTGAGTACGAAAGAGATTGGTGCGGTGAGGGTCAAAGGGAGAGAAGCGCCGAGCGCTGGCTTCAATCTCACTCCTTTCGCCCTCCCTCtcttcactctctctctctctcttcttgaCTTTCTGTCTGCAACTCTGTTTTCGGATTAATTAGGTGTTTCTGTTTCTGTCTTTTTCATCCCTTTCTCCCTCAACATTTCTTCCTCCACAACCACATCATCTGTccagatttttttaattacgttaataaattaaactgctttttatttacaaaaataatactcCTTTACAAATAACCCAAATTACATACTTTACAGACAAACTTGTGTGTCAGAATATTCACAAccacaaaaacattttttttataaattgaaattcaattttacGTGGCCAcaaatttatctataaaatatttcttataaattaaaactaactAACTCGTAGAAAGTTGATTTTAATTTACGACTTGTGCTATAAGTTCCTTTGGCATAGCTTATGTTTATAGTATTTCTCGTTGAAATTCATAACCACGATGAGTTTgctaaaatgtttatattattgtCTATTTACCATGTCTGTTtatcttcttaatttttttcttttttaaacaaTGTTTTGTAACATGGTCCAACATtcagttaaaattaattaaattttaaaagttgtttCCACGATTAAATATggaatatttaaaagatattatattttttacttgttttagTTATAATGTTTTGctagaaagtgaaaaagaaggaaatgGAGGTTTttgtaaaatgatatttataacaCCCACATAGGAGATTTGATAAAACATAGAACTGAATGATGTTAAATTTAGGAAGAGAATGCTATTAAATACATGAAGAATTATTAATTTGGTACTTTTAAGGTCCTTAGCCTCCCTTTCTTTCTTTGGTTccttcaattttattctttttctcttcctctctcaATAATTCcctttcttttatctttctaacttttttcttattttataatcCGATAGCACTTTGCAAtacttaaacaattaaaaactattttgattagattagaagaaatagaataaatttgtatttactCTAAAaaacttttatgattttatcattaaatttgataggatcaatttatttatatgaaaataatatattttattcaacataatgtttatgtcaaaaaataatgaataagaaaacctaca
This Vigna angularis cultivar LongXiaoDou No.4 chromosome 4, ASM1680809v1, whole genome shotgun sequence DNA region includes the following protein-coding sequences:
- the LOC108332053 gene encoding 3-ketoacyl-CoA synthase 4 codes for the protein MSSNTKTDTKETTSSSTSKESKKRLPDFSQSVKLKYVKLGYHYLMSHLVTLCLLPLMSVILIQASQMKAQDIQELWAHLQYNLLSVIAISAILALGSTLYIMTRPTSIYLLDFSCYRPPNHLTVHFQKFIHHSTLTGDFLPSSLDFQRKILLRSGLGEETYLPEAMHSIPPRPSMAAAREEAEQVMFGALDNLFANTRVKPKDIGILVVNCSLFNPTPSLSAMIVNKYKLRGNVKSFNLGGMGCSAGVIAIDLAKDMLQVHRNTYAVVVSTENITQNWYFGNNKAMLIPNCLFRVGGAAILLSNKSSDKRRAKYKLLHVVRTHKGADDKAFRCVYQEQDDAGKTGVSLSKDLMAIAGGALKTNITTLGPLVLPISEQLLFFLTLVVKKLFNAKMKPYIPDFKLAFDHFCIHAGGRAVIDELEKNLQLLPLHVEASRMTLHRFGNTSSSSIWYELAYTEAKGRMRKGNRVWQIAFGSGFKCNSAVWEALRHVNPSPKNPWEDCIHKYPVEIA